From the genome of Nicotiana sylvestris chromosome 2, ASM39365v2, whole genome shotgun sequence, one region includes:
- the LOC104237949 gene encoding sugar carrier protein C-like, translating into MAGGGGIGPGNGKEYPGNLTLYVTVTCIVAAMGGLIFGYDIGISGGVTSMDSFLSRFFPSVFRKQKADDSTNQYCKFDSQTLTMFTSSLYLAALLSSLVASTVTRKLGRRLSMLSGGVLFCAGALINGFAQNVAMLIVGRILLGFGIGFANQSVPLYLSEMAPYKYRGALNIGFQLSITIGILVANVLNYFFAKIHWGWRLSLGGAMVPALIITIGSLFLPETPNSMIERGNHDKAKARLKRIRGIDDVDEEFNDLVVASEASRKIENPWRNLLQRKYRPHLTMAIMIPFFQQLTGINVIMFYAPVLFKTIGFGADASLMSAVITGGVNVLATVVSIYYVDKLGRRFLFLEGGVQMLICQIAVSICIAIKFGVNGTPGDLPKWYAIVVVIFICVYVAGFAWSWGPLGWLVPSEIFPLEIRSAAQSINVSVNMIFTFIVAQVFLTMLCHLKFGLFLFFAFFVVVMTVFIYFFLPETKNIPIEEMVIVWKEHWFWSKFMTEVDYPGTRNGTSVEMSKGGNGYKIV; encoded by the exons ATGGCTGGTGGTGGTGGTATTGGTCCCGGCAACGGGAAAGAATATCCCGGCAATTTAACTCTTTATGTTACTGTTACTTGCATTGTCGCTGCCATGGGTGGTCTCATTTTCGGTTACGATATTGGAATTTCCG GGGGTGTGACATCAATGGACTCATTCTTGAGTAGATTTTTCCCATCTGTATTCAGGAAACAAAAGGCAGATGATTCAACAAATCAATACTGCAAATTTGACAGCCAAACATTGACGATGTTCACATCGTCATTGTACTTGGCTGCTCTTTTGTCGTCTCTGGTGGCATCTACTGTCACCAGAAAACTTGGACGGAGACTTTCTATGCTCTCTGGAGGTGTCCTCTTCTGTGCTGGAGCTTTGATCAATGGCTTTGCTCAGAATGTTGCTATGCTCATTGTTGGTCGTATTTTACTAGGTTTTGGTATTGGATTCGCCAATCAG TCTGTTCCACTATACCTATCTGAAATGGCTCCATACAAATACAGAGGAGCACTCAACATAGGTTTTCAATTGTCCATTACAATTGGTATACTTGTAGCAAATGTGTTGAACTATTTCTTTGCCAAGATTCATTGGGGATGGAGATTGAGCTTAGGAGGTGCTATGGTACCTGCATTGATCATCACAATAGGCTCACTTTTCCTTCCtgagacaccaaattccatgatCGAACGTGGCAATCACGACAAAGCCAAAGCTAGGCTCAAGAGAATCAGAGGCATTGATGATGTAGACGAAGAGTTTAATGATTTAGTCGTGGCGAGTGAGGCATCTAGGAAAATTGAGAACCCCTGGAGAAATTTGTTGCAAAGGAAATATAGGCCACATCTCACAATGGCAATTATGATCCCATTTTTCCAGCAACTTACTGGAATTAATGTGATTATGTTCTATGCACCAGTGTTGTTTAAGACTATTGGTTTTGGTGCTGATGCTTCCCTTATGTCTGCTGTTATTACTGGTGGAGTCAATGTTCTTGCAACTGTTGTTTCTATTTACTATGTTGATAAATTGGGACGAAGATTCTTGTTCCTTGAAGGTGGCGTTCAAATGCTCATTTGCCAA ATAGCAGTGTCAATTTGCATAGCTATAAAGTTTGGAGTGAATGGAACTCCAGGGGATTTACCAAAGTGGTACGCGATAGTAGTGGTGATATTCATCTGTGTTTATGTAGCTGGATTTGCTTGGTCATGGGGACCTCTAGGATGGTTGGTACCTAGTGAAATTTTCCCACTCGAAATTCGATCAGCTGCTCAAAGTATCAATGTTTCAGTGAACATGATCTTCACATTTATAGTGGCGCAAGTATTCTTGACAATGCTGTGTCACTTGAAATTTGGATTGTTCCTCTTCTTTGCATTCTTTGTAGTGGTTATGACTGTGTTCATTTACTTCTTCTTGCCTGAGACAAAGAATATACCAATTGAAGAGATGGTGATTGTGTGGAAAGAGCATTGGTTCTGGTCTAAGTTTATGACTGAAGTGGACTATCCTGGAACTAGGAATGGAACAAGTGTTGAAATGTCAAAAGGGGGTAATGGCTACAAAATAGTATGA